The Paenibacillus mucilaginosus 3016 genome includes the window GAAGCGCTGATGCCCCTCCTGCAGAACAAGCATGATTCCCCGTTTGATTACCTGAAGCCGGCCTTCCTTAAGGCGCTGCCGAAGCTGTCGGTCACCCGGTCTCTGTACGACTGCCTCACCGATTACTTCGATGACGAACGGCTGAGACTGGCGTTCACGTTCCAGGCCAAGTACCTCGGCATGTCGCCGTGGGAATGTCCCGGAGCCTTCTCGATCCTGTCTTATATGGAACACGCGTACGGAATTTATCACCCGATAGGGGGCGTGCACCGGATCTCGCATGCGATGGCCCGTGTTGTCCGGGAATACGGCGGCCGGATCCGGCTCGGTACGGGCGTGAAGCGGCTGGTGACGCGGGGAGGCCGTGTGACGGGCGTTATGACGGAGGCGGGGGAGACCCTGCCGGCGGACGAAGTGGTGATCGGCGCCGACTTTGCGCACGCGATGAAGCACCTGCTGGAGCCTGGCGTTTCGGCCAAGTATGGGGCGGAGCAGCTGAAGCGCAAGCGCTACTCCTGCTCGACGTTCATGCTGTACCTGGGAGTGAACCGGACCTATGATCTGCCGCACCATTCCATACTGTTTGCGGAGGACTACCGGCGCAATGTCGAGGAGATCGCCAAGGCGAAGGTGCTCTCTGAAGATCCAAGCGTCTATGTGCAGAACCCGTCGGTTACGGACCCGACGCTTGCGCCGCCCGGCAAGTCGGCGATCTACGTGCTGGCCCCCGTGCCGAACAATACGAGCGGCATCGATTGGGAGCGGGAGAAGGCCGCCTTCCGCCGCAAGGTTCTGGATAAGGTGAGCCGTGAAGGAGGGTTCGAGGATCTCGAGCAGCATATCGAGGCGGAGCACATGATTACGCCCCGCGATTGGGAAGCGGATCACCATGTATATGAGGGAGCTACTTTCAATCTCGCCCACAATCTCGGGCAGATGATGTATCTGCGGCCGCACAACCGGTTCGGGGAGCTCGAGAATGTGTGGCTCGTCGGCGGGGGCACCCATCCGGGGAGCGGGCTGCCGACCATTATGGAATCCGCGCGGATCTCGGTACGGGGGCTGGTGGAGAAGCTGGGTGCCGCCCGGACGGCGGAAGGAGGGGAGCTGCGGCATGGATAAGCGGGGCATAGGCAGGGGCAGGAGTGTCTCCTGGAAAACGGCGGTTGAGCATTCGGAGTCCAAAAGAGCCGCCGCGGTCAAGGGGCATTCGGCCGGTGGGGATGCGGTCCTGAGGCAGCCTGCTGCGCGGAGCGGAAGTCCGGCGGTGAAGCGATCCGAGGAACCGGCGGGAAGCCTTCCGGCCCCGGGAGAACGGTCCCGGACCGGGCGCCCGCTCGGCGGTTCTTTCGCACAGCGCCGGGTGGCGGTAGCGGGCGGAGGCATCGGCGGCCTGACCGCCGCCCTGCTGCTGTCGCACCGCGGGTATCAGGTCACGGTGTTCGAGCGGACCGGCCGGCTGGGCGGGCGGATGGCCTACGAGAGCGACGGAGGGTTCCGGGTCGACCAGGGCCCTACCATCGTACTCCTGCCGGGGATGCTTCGCAGCATTCTGGAGGAGGGCGGGCTGGACCTTCCGGCCATGGGTCTCGTGCCGGTCGACCCGCTGTACCGGATTCATTTTCCGGATGGGAAGGTTATGACGAAGCACCGGAGCGCCGAGCTGCAGGCCGGGGAGATCGAGCGGCTGTTTCCTGGAGAAGGAGCCTCCTTCCGCCGGTACATGAAGGAGATGAAAGAGAGGTTCGAGGCCGGGCGGGCGCAGTTCCTCGAGAAGGACTTTGTGCGCCGGCGCGATTTCTGGACGATCCGCAATGTGAGGTCGCTGATGAAGCTCAAGGCTTACCTCAGCGTGCGCAGGGATGCGGCCCGTTACTTCCGGCACCCGCAGCTCCAGGAGGCCTACTCGTTCCAGACGCTGTACATCGGCGGGAATCCGGACACGACGCCGGCGCTGTACTCCCTTATCCCTTACTCCGAGCATGCGGATGGAATCTGGTACCTGC containing:
- a CDS encoding phytoene desaturase family protein, giving the protein MASPKIIVVGAGPGGLSAAMLLAAKGYAVEVLEKQPELGGRTSAVRLGEYLFDRGPTFLNMPHILEELFAEAGRSVHDYVRLAAVEPFYRLLFGGSPFYVYKDSGQMIREITRMFPGNEKGYREFMRREKEKLEALMPLLQNKHDSPFDYLKPAFLKALPKLSVTRSLYDCLTDYFDDERLRLAFTFQAKYLGMSPWECPGAFSILSYMEHAYGIYHPIGGVHRISHAMARVVREYGGRIRLGTGVKRLVTRGGRVTGVMTEAGETLPADEVVIGADFAHAMKHLLEPGVSAKYGAEQLKRKRYSCSTFMLYLGVNRTYDLPHHSILFAEDYRRNVEEIAKAKVLSEDPSVYVQNPSVTDPTLAPPGKSAIYVLAPVPNNTSGIDWEREKAAFRRKVLDKVSREGGFEDLEQHIEAEHMITPRDWEADHHVYEGATFNLAHNLGQMMYLRPHNRFGELENVWLVGGGTHPGSGLPTIMESARISVRGLVEKLGAARTAEGGELRHG
- a CDS encoding phytoene desaturase family protein, giving the protein MDKRGIGRGRSVSWKTAVEHSESKRAAAVKGHSAGGDAVLRQPAARSGSPAVKRSEEPAGSLPAPGERSRTGRPLGGSFAQRRVAVAGGGIGGLTAALLLSHRGYQVTVFERTGRLGGRMAYESDGGFRVDQGPTIVLLPGMLRSILEEGGLDLPAMGLVPVDPLYRIHFPDGKVMTKHRSAELQAGEIERLFPGEGASFRRYMKEMKERFEAGRAQFLEKDFVRRRDFWTIRNVRSLMKLKAYLSVRRDAARYFRHPQLQEAYSFQTLYIGGNPDTTPALYSLIPYSEHADGIWYLQGGYAGLIGRLEETLRSRGVTIRTGTPVEEVLTLGRRCIGVRAGGEKLAFEHVVLNGDFPGTAALLGEQERGRAAARKYIPSSGCLLLYLGLNRTYPEASVHQFFFIEGFRDMLASVFVKGELPADPCIYVFHPSLIDPALAPPGKSVLYVLVPVPSGGGVDWSGREAVVDAVLRSLERRGFPGLRAAVEWMKVRTPEDALAEGLFGGGSFGIAPSLQQSGVFRPQLAPFGIEGLYAVGASVHPGGGVPVVMQGAKLLADHILKKDCTANMHSI